A genome region from Stenotrophomonas maltophilia includes the following:
- a CDS encoding MBL fold metallo-hydrolase yields the protein MTADPSIHTIDTGFQRADFDAAYLIVENGRAAFVDCGTGLSVPAMLQALANAGLGVEAVDWLLLTHVHLDHAGGAGLLMQQLPNAKAVLHPRGAPHMIDPTRLIAGATAVYGAEEIARSYGRIEAIPEHRVVVAEDGHRIDLAGRELVLLHTPGHALHHYCVWDARSRSWFTGDTFGISYRELDSAQGAFIFPTSSPVQFDPEAMKTSIQRMLDYAPQAMYLTHYGRVEQVQKLADDLFEQIDAMATIGRQCDGRPDRHRCLLAALQALYLERAQLHGCALDDAAVIAVLAMDIELNAQGLACWLDRISR from the coding sequence ATGACCGCCGACCCCAGCATCCACACCATCGATACCGGCTTCCAGCGCGCGGACTTCGATGCGGCCTACCTGATTGTTGAAAACGGCCGCGCGGCCTTCGTCGATTGCGGCACCGGCCTGTCGGTACCTGCGATGTTGCAGGCGCTGGCCAACGCCGGCCTGGGCGTGGAAGCGGTGGACTGGCTGCTGCTGACCCACGTGCACCTGGACCATGCTGGCGGCGCCGGTCTGCTGATGCAGCAGCTGCCCAACGCGAAGGCGGTGCTGCACCCGCGTGGTGCACCGCACATGATCGACCCGACCCGGCTGATTGCCGGCGCCACGGCGGTGTACGGCGCCGAAGAGATCGCGCGCAGCTATGGTCGTATCGAGGCCATTCCCGAACACCGTGTGGTGGTGGCCGAAGACGGGCACCGCATCGATCTGGCCGGCCGCGAGCTGGTGCTCCTGCATACACCCGGTCACGCACTGCATCACTACTGCGTATGGGATGCGCGCAGCCGCAGCTGGTTCACCGGCGATACGTTCGGTATTTCCTATCGCGAGCTGGACAGCGCGCAGGGTGCTTTCATCTTCCCCACCTCGTCGCCGGTGCAGTTCGACCCGGAGGCGATGAAGACCTCGATCCAGCGCATGCTCGATTACGCACCGCAGGCGATGTACCTGACCCACTACGGCCGCGTGGAGCAGGTGCAGAAGCTGGCCGACGACCTGTTCGAGCAGATCGATGCAATGGCCACCATCGGCCGCCAGTGCGATGGCCGCCCGGACCGCCACCGCTGCCTGCTGGCCGCGCTGCAGGCGCTGTACCTGGAACGTGCACAGCTGCATGGCTGTGCGCTGGACGATGCGGCGGTGATCGCTGTTCTGGCGATGGACATCGAACTCAACGCGCAGGGCCTGGCCTGCTGGCTGGACCGCATCAGCAGGTAG
- a CDS encoding M28 family metallopeptidase has product MRVLLLSSCLFVGGLAHAANDLPGGGIDPQALSRHVRVLASDGFEGRAPATEGEERTVQYLIEQFRSYGLQPGGVDGSWVQPVPLVRAQLDGAAKASLSLKQGKRALANGVDVTLQSLQPRKRVQIKDAPLVFVGYGIDAPERHWNDYKDVDLHGKIAVVLINDADFEADAPGAFDGKAVTYYGRWTYKFEEAARRGAEGVLIVHETAPAAYGWATVKSSGTSPLFDIERSQADAMAQHTPLRGWMQRELAEAIFADAGLDFDAEKRKAMRADFRPVALDNAKLSVDFALKREQVVTRNVVAKLPGGAHGDEAVIFSAHWDAFGIGQPDAKGDRIRRGAIDNATGVATVLELGRVFAAGPQPQRTLYFVALTAEEKGLLGASYYAAHPLAPLDKTAAVLNIEMFSPDGPTRDIASWGKGRVSLEGDLERVAKARGRSYSPDPNLEAGFFYRADHFAFARLGVPAITIGPGLDKLDGGVEAGRALREKYFADCYHQACDAWTPSWDPSGHAADTLLVYDLGAELANSRRWPTWEKESEFRGARDKSESARR; this is encoded by the coding sequence ATGCGCGTGTTGCTGCTGTCGTCCTGCCTTTTCGTCGGTGGCCTGGCCCATGCGGCCAATGACCTGCCGGGTGGTGGCATCGATCCGCAGGCACTGTCGCGCCACGTGCGTGTACTGGCGTCGGACGGATTCGAGGGCCGCGCGCCGGCCACCGAGGGCGAGGAGCGCACCGTGCAGTACCTGATCGAGCAGTTCCGCAGCTACGGCCTGCAGCCGGGTGGCGTGGACGGCAGCTGGGTGCAGCCGGTGCCGCTGGTGCGTGCCCAGCTGGATGGCGCTGCCAAGGCCAGCCTGTCGCTGAAGCAGGGCAAGCGCGCGCTGGCTAACGGTGTGGACGTGACCCTGCAGAGCCTGCAGCCGCGCAAGCGCGTGCAGATCAAGGATGCGCCGCTGGTGTTCGTCGGCTATGGCATCGACGCACCGGAACGCCACTGGAACGATTACAAGGACGTGGACCTGCACGGCAAGATCGCCGTGGTGCTGATCAACGACGCCGATTTCGAGGCTGATGCACCGGGCGCGTTCGACGGCAAGGCGGTGACCTACTACGGCCGTTGGACCTACAAGTTCGAGGAAGCCGCACGCCGTGGCGCCGAGGGCGTGCTGATCGTGCACGAGACTGCACCAGCCGCCTATGGCTGGGCCACGGTGAAGAGCTCGGGCACTTCGCCGCTGTTCGACATCGAGCGCAGCCAGGCCGACGCAATGGCCCAGCACACGCCGCTGCGCGGCTGGATGCAGCGCGAACTGGCCGAGGCGATCTTCGCCGACGCCGGCCTCGATTTCGATGCCGAGAAGCGCAAGGCGATGCGCGCCGACTTTCGCCCGGTGGCGCTGGACAACGCCAAGCTGAGCGTGGACTTCGCGTTGAAGCGCGAACAGGTGGTGACCCGCAACGTGGTGGCCAAGCTGCCCGGTGGCGCGCATGGCGACGAGGCGGTGATCTTCTCCGCACACTGGGATGCCTTCGGCATCGGGCAGCCCGACGCCAAGGGTGACCGCATCCGGCGTGGCGCGATCGACAATGCCACCGGCGTGGCCACGGTGCTGGAACTGGGCCGCGTGTTCGCCGCCGGCCCGCAGCCCCAGCGCACGCTGTACTTCGTGGCGCTGACCGCTGAAGAGAAGGGTCTGCTGGGTGCCAGTTATTACGCCGCGCACCCGCTGGCGCCGCTGGACAAGACGGCGGCGGTGCTGAACATCGAGATGTTCAGCCCGGATGGCCCGACCCGTGACATCGCGTCGTGGGGCAAGGGCCGGGTGTCGCTGGAAGGCGACCTGGAACGCGTGGCCAAGGCCCGTGGCCGCAGCTACAGCCCGGACCCGAACCTGGAAGCCGGCTTCTTCTACCGCGCCGACCACTTCGCCTTCGCCCGCCTGGGCGTGCCGGCGATCACCATCGGCCCGGGCCTGGACAAGCTGGACGGTGGGGTTGAAGCCGGCCGCGCGCTGCGCGAGAAGTACTTCGCCGACTGCTACCACCAGGCCTGCGATGCCTGGACCCCGAGCTGGGACCCCAGCGGCCATGCCGCCGACACCCTGCTGGTCTACGACCTGGGCGCCGAGCTGGCCAACAGCCGCCGCTGGCCGACGTGGGAAAAGGAATCAGAGTTCCGCGGCGCGCGTGACAAGAGCGAATCCGCCCGCCGTTGA
- a CDS encoding MFS transporter, translating to MSTTSQPAVPANDRAALRRSISNTLKGSAGNLVEWYDVYVYSVFAVYFESQFFSPDDKNSTMYVWAIFAATFLMRPIGAWFFGRFADRHGRRLALTVSVTLMALCSFLIAITPTAASIGIWAAVILLFARLLQGFATGGEYGASATYMSEAAIPGRRGFLSSFHYVTLVGGHVLAQLTLLLMLTFWGKPEISEWGWRIAFGIGGIAAVVVFWLRRGMDESLSESSIEAAREGKAQKSGSMYELFVHQWRPLLLCFLITAGGTVAFYTYSVNGPKMIQSAFAGNDPMTGTLINLGVLAFLMVLQPVGGWLSDIIGRKTLLVFFGVGGVVYSWYLITQLPHQHDATLAFLTLALAFVILTGYTSINAVVKAELFPTHVRALGVGLGYALANSLFGGTAPLLYQGALKTGHVDWFAIYVTATIAVSLVVYIFFLTNKGPNWLDGTRK from the coding sequence ATGAGCACCACGTCCCAACCCGCCGTACCCGCGAACGACCGCGCCGCCCTGCGGCGGTCGATCTCCAATACCCTCAAAGGCTCCGCCGGCAACCTGGTGGAGTGGTATGACGTCTACGTGTACTCGGTATTCGCCGTGTACTTCGAATCACAGTTCTTCTCGCCGGACGACAAGAATTCCACGATGTACGTGTGGGCGATCTTCGCCGCCACGTTCCTGATGCGCCCCATCGGTGCCTGGTTCTTCGGCCGCTTCGCCGACCGCCACGGCCGCCGCCTGGCCCTGACCGTCTCGGTCACGTTGATGGCGCTGTGCTCGTTCCTGATCGCCATTACGCCCACGGCGGCCAGCATCGGCATCTGGGCAGCGGTCATCCTGCTGTTCGCGCGCCTGCTGCAGGGCTTCGCCACCGGCGGCGAATACGGCGCCAGCGCCACCTACATGTCCGAGGCCGCCATTCCGGGCCGTCGCGGCTTCCTGTCCTCGTTCCACTACGTCACCCTGGTCGGTGGCCATGTGCTGGCCCAGCTGACCCTGCTGCTGATGCTGACCTTCTGGGGCAAGCCGGAAATCTCCGAGTGGGGCTGGCGCATCGCCTTCGGCATCGGTGGCATCGCCGCGGTGGTGGTGTTCTGGCTGCGCCGCGGCATGGACGAATCGCTGTCGGAGTCGTCGATCGAAGCCGCACGCGAGGGCAAGGCCCAGAAGTCCGGCTCGATGTACGAGCTGTTCGTGCACCAGTGGCGGCCGCTGCTGCTGTGCTTCCTGATCACCGCCGGTGGCACCGTGGCCTTCTACACCTACTCGGTGAACGGCCCGAAGATGATCCAGAGCGCCTTCGCGGGCAACGACCCGATGACCGGTACCCTGATCAACCTGGGCGTGCTGGCGTTCCTGATGGTGCTGCAGCCGGTCGGGGGCTGGCTGTCGGACATCATCGGCCGCAAGACCCTGCTGGTGTTCTTCGGTGTCGGCGGCGTGGTGTACAGCTGGTACCTGATCACCCAGCTGCCGCACCAGCACGACGCCACGCTGGCGTTCCTGACCCTGGCACTGGCCTTCGTCATCCTCACCGGCTACACCTCGATCAACGCGGTGGTGAAGGCCGAGTTGTTCCCCACCCACGTGCGTGCACTGGGCGTGGGCCTGGGCTATGCGCTGGCCAACTCGCTGTTCGGCGGCACCGCCCCGCTGCTGTACCAGGGCGCACTGAAGACCGGCCATGTCGACTGGTTCGCCATCTACGTCACCGCGACGATCGCGGTCTCGCTGGTGGTCTACATCTTCTTCCTGACCAACAAGGGCCCGAACTGGCTCGACGGCACCCGCAAGTAA
- the yedA gene encoding drug/metabolite exporter YedA: protein MSAPPSSSAAAPRGGLVALALLLVYVVWGSTYLGIAKALHGGALPLTMVSGSRFIIAGGLMFLALRLFWKLPNPTLRQWRNLVVMGVTMLVLGNGMVVLAEREVSSGLAATAVASVPLWMALFSALRGQHASRGEWLGIAIGFLGVVWLNAGSSLTASPTGLVLLLIAPVGWAFGSVWARGLDLPGPFMTAAGQMICGGVLLVLIGLAVGERPTTLPDTGGLLAMAYLCVFGSIVAFTAYVWLLQNVRPALAGSYAYVNPVIAVLLGALLNGERFGWRDLLAMVVILLGVVVLTMARTRRK, encoded by the coding sequence ATGTCGGCTCCCCCCTCTTCGTCTGCGGCTGCCCCCCGGGGTGGCCTTGTCGCGCTGGCATTGCTGCTGGTCTACGTGGTCTGGGGCTCGACCTACCTGGGCATCGCCAAGGCCCTGCACGGCGGCGCACTGCCGCTGACGATGGTCTCCGGCAGCCGGTTCATCATTGCTGGCGGCCTGATGTTCCTTGCCCTGCGCCTGTTCTGGAAGCTGCCGAACCCGACGCTGCGGCAATGGCGCAATCTGGTGGTGATGGGCGTGACCATGCTGGTGCTGGGCAACGGCATGGTGGTGCTGGCCGAGCGTGAGGTGTCCTCGGGCCTGGCCGCGACCGCGGTGGCCTCGGTGCCGCTGTGGATGGCGCTGTTCTCGGCGCTGCGCGGGCAACATGCCAGCCGCGGTGAGTGGCTGGGCATCGCCATCGGCTTCCTCGGCGTGGTCTGGCTCAATGCCGGCAGCAGCCTGACGGCCTCGCCGACCGGGCTGGTGCTGCTGCTGATCGCGCCGGTCGGCTGGGCCTTCGGTTCGGTGTGGGCACGCGGCCTGGACCTGCCGGGCCCGTTCATGACCGCCGCCGGGCAGATGATCTGCGGCGGCGTGCTGCTGGTGCTGATCGGCCTGGCGGTCGGCGAGCGCCCGACCACGCTGCCCGATACCGGCGGCCTGCTGGCGATGGCGTACCTGTGCGTGTTCGGTTCCATCGTCGCCTTCACCGCCTACGTGTGGCTGCTGCAGAACGTGCGCCCGGCGCTGGCCGGCAGCTATGCCTACGTCAATCCGGTGATCGCGGTGCTGCTGGGCGCGCTGCTCAATGGCGAGCGATTCGGCTGGCGCGACCTGCTGGCGATGGTGGTGATTCTTCTGGGTGTGGTGGTGCTGACGATGGCAAGGACGAGAAGGAAATGA
- the rarD gene encoding EamA family transporter RarD, translating to MSMDEKEQRRGLLVTASTFVIWGLVPVYWHLLNEVPSFQIIAHRIIWSTVLVLGWLLISARLDWWQKIAAQPRALPILLVSSLTIAFNWGLYIWAVNAGHVIETSLGYFINPLVNVLLGVMVLKERLRRLQWVAVAMAAVGVAWLTIDAGTPPWIALGLACSFGLYGLLRKLVSVDPVAGLGVESMYLFLPALAFAIWAENGHGGAFFHGWGWRNDLLLIFGGAVTAVPLIGFAYGVKRIPLSLVGILQYIAPSLQLLLGVFFFHEAFDTAKAIGFAAIWAGLVLFVGDNIRTMRKR from the coding sequence ATGAGCATGGATGAGAAAGAACAACGCCGGGGTCTGCTGGTCACTGCGTCCACCTTCGTGATCTGGGGCCTGGTGCCGGTGTACTGGCACCTGCTCAACGAGGTGCCTTCGTTCCAGATCATCGCCCACCGCATCATCTGGAGCACCGTGCTGGTGCTGGGCTGGCTGTTGATCAGCGCGCGCCTGGACTGGTGGCAGAAGATTGCCGCACAGCCGCGCGCGCTGCCGATCCTGCTGGTGTCCAGCTTGACCATCGCCTTCAACTGGGGCCTGTACATCTGGGCGGTCAACGCCGGCCATGTGATCGAGACCAGCCTGGGCTACTTCATCAACCCGCTGGTGAACGTGCTGCTGGGCGTGATGGTACTGAAGGAGCGCCTGCGCCGCCTGCAGTGGGTGGCCGTGGCGATGGCAGCGGTGGGCGTGGCCTGGCTGACCATCGATGCGGGCACGCCACCGTGGATCGCGCTGGGCCTGGCCTGTTCGTTCGGCCTGTATGGCCTGCTGCGCAAGCTGGTCTCGGTCGATCCGGTGGCCGGCCTGGGCGTGGAGAGCATGTACCTGTTCCTGCCGGCGCTGGCGTTTGCGATCTGGGCCGAGAACGGCCATGGCGGCGCGTTCTTCCACGGCTGGGGCTGGCGCAACGACCTGCTGCTGATCTTCGGTGGCGCGGTCACCGCAGTACCGCTGATCGGCTTCGCCTACGGCGTGAAGCGCATTCCGCTGTCACTGGTCGGCATCCTGCAGTACATCGCGCCGAGCCTGCAGCTGCTGCTGGGCGTGTTTTTCTTCCATGAGGCGTTCGATACCGCCAAGGCGATCGGCTTCGCAGCGATCTGGGCCGGCCTGGTGCTGTTCGTCGGCGACAACATCCGCACGATGCGCAAGCGGTAA
- a CDS encoding TonB-dependent receptor plug domain-containing protein: MSLKTNPLRNAIVIALAASCTTPAFAQSAGDTPTNLDRIEITGSRIRQASVETAQPVVALSRAEIEKKGYINVADILQDVTAAGAPSLSRSSSLSSSRDFGGTYVSLRNLGPERSLVLIDGRRMGVSAGGYSDLASIPSAIVERVEVLTDGASALYGSDAIAGVVNIITRKNFDGAEASVYVGQYGEGDGQKRSYSATFGKTFDRGWFSVGAERTKEDEVMGGAREFSRYVNGPRHPNDGLNGTTPWGSVTVGGKSLTVGPGGDPTSASNFHAPNPADGANTKTNMSLLTGLERTSVFANGGFSITDDLRIVADAMYSKRESTKHLAGYPYSVTATQARNGSRAALSKDSAFNLWQQDVLFSHRTEEMLRGTENTLETKRGSLGLEGSFETGSRYWDWNVSYTYNRNEGERVGTGSMYQPNVNLAVGPSFIENGVAYCGTRDAVIAGCVPWNPAAPMGYTGPGSLSNQDVQDYLFARYVDKSQTTTKVASANISGSLFSLPAGDIMAAMGFEHRTEEARYTPDLMVQNGQIAGTTGKPTQGDYSLNEVYLEMQVPLLADMAFARELSLDVAGRYSDYNNFGSTTNSKFGVKWKPIDSLLVRATYGTGFRAPTVDDLYGGTVSTRDSFTDPCDTSFGTAASSAAVAARCKALKVPANFRQLNSDGTVASKPGQQATTDFNSGSNPNLKPETAKTWTVGLVYSPDFVQGLDVSLDWWKIRIDNAIVGESATNILEQCYVQGSDAACGRFTRGSNGQVNALDRSLVNAGYRETAGYDISARYRLPETAFGKFAVTWNTTYTDYLEQRNDNAATTPVEQLTSWGGNFRVRSTFNLDWQYGNLGIGWTARYYSSMKEKCSYMDECNMPGFSSAYTDASPTNKVGSNTFHDLQVRYALPWDGTVSLGVNNVFDHQGPIMYSQPNSSFTYYGGFDIGRFMYMKYQQRF, from the coding sequence ATGTCCCTGAAAACCAATCCGCTGCGCAACGCGATCGTCATCGCGCTCGCCGCCAGCTGCACCACCCCCGCCTTCGCACAGAGCGCCGGCGATACCCCGACCAACCTCGATCGCATCGAAATCACCGGCTCGCGCATCCGCCAGGCCAGTGTCGAGACCGCACAGCCGGTCGTCGCGCTCAGCCGCGCCGAGATCGAGAAGAAGGGCTACATCAACGTCGCCGACATCCTGCAGGACGTCACCGCCGCCGGTGCTCCGAGCCTGAGCCGCTCGTCGTCGCTGAGTTCTTCGCGCGACTTCGGCGGCACGTACGTCAGCCTGCGCAACCTCGGCCCGGAACGCAGCCTGGTGCTGATCGACGGCCGCCGCATGGGCGTCAGCGCAGGTGGCTACTCCGACCTGGCCTCGATCCCGTCGGCCATCGTCGAGCGCGTGGAAGTGCTGACTGACGGTGCTTCGGCACTGTACGGCTCGGACGCCATCGCCGGTGTGGTCAACATCATCACCCGCAAGAACTTCGATGGTGCCGAAGCCAGCGTCTACGTCGGCCAGTACGGCGAAGGCGACGGTCAGAAGCGCTCCTACAGTGCCACCTTCGGCAAGACCTTCGACCGCGGCTGGTTCAGCGTCGGTGCCGAGCGCACCAAGGAAGACGAAGTGATGGGCGGCGCGCGCGAGTTCAGCCGCTACGTCAACGGCCCGCGCCACCCGAACGATGGCCTGAACGGCACCACGCCGTGGGGCAGCGTCACCGTCGGCGGCAAGTCGCTGACCGTCGGCCCGGGCGGCGACCCGACCAGCGCCAGCAACTTCCATGCGCCGAACCCGGCCGATGGTGCCAACACCAAGACCAACATGAGCCTGCTGACCGGCCTGGAGCGCACTTCGGTGTTCGCCAACGGCGGCTTCTCGATCACCGATGACCTGCGCATCGTTGCCGATGCCATGTACAGCAAGCGCGAATCCACCAAGCACCTGGCCGGCTACCCGTACTCGGTCACCGCCACACAGGCGCGCAACGGCAGCCGCGCCGCTCTGTCCAAGGACAGCGCGTTCAACCTGTGGCAGCAGGACGTGCTGTTCTCGCACCGCACCGAAGAAATGCTGCGTGGCACCGAGAACACCCTGGAAACCAAGCGCGGCAGTCTGGGCCTGGAAGGCAGCTTCGAAACCGGCTCGCGCTACTGGGACTGGAACGTCAGCTACACCTACAACCGCAATGAAGGCGAGCGCGTTGGTACCGGCAGCATGTACCAGCCGAACGTCAACCTGGCCGTCGGCCCGTCCTTCATCGAGAACGGCGTGGCCTACTGCGGTACCCGCGACGCGGTGATCGCCGGCTGCGTGCCGTGGAACCCGGCCGCGCCGATGGGCTACACCGGCCCGGGCTCGCTGAGCAACCAGGACGTGCAGGACTACCTGTTCGCCCGCTACGTGGACAAGAGCCAGACCACCACCAAGGTGGCCAGCGCCAACATCTCCGGTTCGCTGTTCTCGCTGCCGGCCGGCGACATCATGGCTGCGATGGGCTTCGAGCACCGCACCGAAGAAGCACGCTACACCCCGGACCTGATGGTGCAGAACGGCCAGATCGCCGGCACCACCGGCAAGCCGACCCAGGGCGACTACTCGCTCAACGAGGTCTACCTGGAAATGCAGGTGCCGCTGCTGGCCGACATGGCGTTCGCCCGCGAACTGTCGCTGGATGTCGCGGGTCGCTATTCGGACTACAACAACTTCGGTTCGACCACCAACAGCAAGTTCGGCGTGAAGTGGAAGCCGATCGACAGCCTGCTGGTGCGCGCCACCTATGGCACCGGCTTCCGTGCACCGACCGTGGACGACCTGTACGGCGGCACTGTCAGCACCCGTGATTCGTTCACCGATCCGTGCGATACCTCGTTCGGCACCGCTGCAAGCAGCGCCGCCGTGGCTGCCCGTTGCAAGGCCCTGAAGGTGCCGGCCAACTTCCGCCAGCTCAACAGCGACGGCACCGTGGCCAGCAAGCCGGGCCAGCAGGCCACCACCGATTTCAACTCCGGTTCCAACCCGAACCTGAAGCCGGAAACCGCCAAGACCTGGACTGTGGGCCTGGTCTACAGCCCCGACTTCGTGCAGGGCCTGGACGTCAGCCTGGACTGGTGGAAGATCCGCATCGACAACGCCATCGTTGGCGAGTCGGCCACCAACATCCTGGAACAGTGCTACGTGCAGGGCTCGGACGCCGCCTGCGGCCGCTTCACCCGTGGCAGCAACGGTCAGGTCAACGCGCTGGACCGTTCGCTGGTCAACGCCGGCTACCGCGAAACCGCCGGCTATGACATCAGCGCGCGCTACCGCCTGCCGGAAACCGCGTTCGGCAAGTTCGCCGTTACCTGGAACACCACCTACACCGACTACCTGGAGCAGCGCAATGACAACGCCGCCACCACGCCGGTGGAGCAGCTGACCAGCTGGGGCGGCAACTTCCGCGTGCGTTCGACCTTCAACCTGGACTGGCAGTACGGCAACCTGGGCATCGGCTGGACCGCGCGCTACTACTCCAGCATGAAGGAGAAGTGCTCCTACATGGACGAGTGCAACATGCCGGGCTTCAGCTCGGCCTACACCGATGCCTCGCCGACCAACAAGGTGGGTTCCAACACCTTCCACGACCTGCAGGTGCGTTATGCCCTGCCGTGGGACGGCACCGTGTCGCTGGGCGTGAACAACGTCTTCGACCACCAGGGTCCGATCATGTACAGCCAGCCGAACAGCAGCTTCACCTACTACGGTGGCTTCGACATCGGTCGTTTCATGTACATGAAGTACCAGCAGCGCTTCTAA
- a CDS encoding ABC transporter permease, with translation MFKSKLKKWLGNGVTVLLLAIGLVLWISLPWVGVLAVAVLVALWLLLTRGGRLALAATRIGVASLPQRWGASSVIVVGIAGVVGVLVAMLAMGEGFQATLNNTGDDTTAIVLRGGSQAETNSVITREQVPTLSTLPGISRDGEGRPLLSPELSQVVNLVSKSDGTDVNAQFRGVGPQAWAVHDKVKIIEGRKFATGLREIVVGQGAKGQFRDMDVGRTLTLGNQTWTVVGVFATGDAHDSELWTDADTLATTYQRSAWQSISVRTDGKAGFEQFKAAVAADPRLKLDVETTRVYYSKQGGGLTKLIDILGKVIGTIMAVGAVFGALNTMYAAVATRAREIATMRAIGFRGLPVVTAVMLETMLLALLGGLLGCAVAWLLFNGYSVSTIGSNFSAVVFKFHVSPELLWTGLKWALGIGLVGGLFPALRAARLPITTALRET, from the coding sequence ATGTTCAAGAGCAAACTCAAGAAGTGGCTGGGCAACGGTGTGACGGTGCTGCTGCTGGCGATCGGCCTGGTGCTGTGGATCAGCCTGCCGTGGGTTGGCGTGCTGGCCGTGGCCGTGCTGGTGGCGCTGTGGCTGCTGCTGACCCGTGGCGGACGGCTGGCACTGGCGGCCACCCGCATCGGCGTGGCCAGCCTGCCGCAGCGCTGGGGTGCGTCCTCGGTGATCGTGGTCGGCATCGCCGGCGTGGTCGGCGTGCTGGTGGCGATGCTGGCGATGGGCGAAGGTTTCCAGGCCACGCTCAACAATACCGGCGATGACACCACCGCCATCGTGCTGCGCGGTGGCTCGCAGGCCGAGACCAATTCGGTCATCACCCGCGAACAGGTTCCCACGCTGTCCACCCTGCCCGGCATCAGCCGCGATGGCGAAGGCCGGCCGCTGCTGTCGCCGGAGCTGTCGCAGGTGGTCAACCTGGTATCGAAGTCCGACGGCACCGACGTCAACGCGCAGTTCCGCGGCGTTGGTCCGCAGGCCTGGGCAGTACATGACAAGGTCAAGATCATCGAAGGCCGCAAGTTCGCCACCGGCCTGCGCGAGATCGTGGTCGGCCAGGGTGCCAAGGGCCAGTTCCGCGACATGGACGTGGGCAGGACGCTGACGCTGGGCAACCAGACCTGGACCGTGGTCGGCGTGTTCGCCACCGGCGATGCGCATGATTCGGAACTGTGGACCGACGCCGATACGCTGGCCACCACCTACCAGCGCAGCGCCTGGCAGTCGATCAGCGTGCGTACCGATGGCAAGGCCGGCTTCGAGCAGTTCAAGGCGGCGGTCGCCGCCGACCCGCGCCTGAAGCTGGACGTGGAAACCACCCGTGTCTACTACAGCAAGCAGGGCGGCGGGCTGACCAAGCTGATCGACATCCTCGGCAAGGTGATCGGCACGATCATGGCGGTGGGTGCGGTGTTCGGCGCACTCAACACCATGTATGCGGCTGTTGCCACGCGTGCGCGCGAGATCGCCACCATGCGCGCGATCGGCTTCCGTGGCCTGCCGGTTGTCACTGCGGTGATGCTGGAGACGATGCTGCTGGCGCTGCTGGGCGGCCTGCTGGGGTGCGCGGTGGCGTGGCTGCTGTTCAATGGCTACAGCGTGTCCACCATCGGCAGCAACTTCAGCGCGGTGGTGTTCAAGTTCCATGTTTCGCCGGAACTGCTGTGGACCGGCCTGAAATGGGCACTGGGCATCGGCCTGGTCGGTGGCCTGTTCCCGGCGCTGCGCGCGGCACGTTTGCCGATCACCACGGCGTTGCGCGAAACCTGA